The Stenotrophomonas sp. ASS1 genome segment TGGCGCTGGCCCAGGTCACCGACACCACCAGCTACCTGCAGCGGATGGACAGCGATGGCGACGGCAGGGTCAGCGAGGCCGAGTACGTGCAGTGGATGCTGTATGCCTTCGATCGCATGGACCGCAATGGCGATGGCGTGCTGAGCGCAGACGAGCTGCCCGGCGGCAAGGGCAGGGCGATCAGCCGCGAGCAGCAGCGGCAGGTGATCGTGCAGCGTTTCCACAAGCAGGATGCCAACGGTGATGGCGTCCTGGATGCCCGTGAACTGGCGGCACCGCCACGCTGAGCGGGCGTAGAATCGGTTCATGCCTGAACTGCCCGAAGTCGAAACCACCCGCCGCGGCCTGGCGCCGCACCTGCAGGGCCGCCGCGTGCACGGCGTGATCCTGCGCCGCGCCGACCTGCGCTGGCCGATTCCACCGGAGGTGGCCGAGCTGCTGCCGGGGCAGCGCATCGAGGACATCCGTCGGCGCGCCAAGTACCTGCTGCTGGACACCGCCATCGGCAGCGCGGTGCTGCACCTGGGCATGTCCGGCAGCCTGCGTGTGCTGCCCGGTGATACGCCGGTACGCGCCCACGACCACGTCGACATCAGCCTGGACAACGGCCGCCTGCTGCGCTTCAACGACCCGCGCCGCTTCGGCAGCCTGCTCTGGCAGCCCGCCGGTGAGGTCCATCCGCTGCTGCAGGGGCTGGGCCCGGAGCCGCTGGACGACGCGTTCGACGGCGACTACCTGTTCGCCCGCAGCCGTGGCCGCAGCGCGCCGGTGAAGACCTTCCTGATGGACCAGGCGGTGGTGGTGGGCGTGGGCAACATCTACGCCGCCGAGAGCCTGTTCAAGGCCGGCATCAGCCCGCTGCGCGAGGCCGGCAAGATCTCGCGCGGGCGCTATCAGCGGCTGGCCGACGCGGTGAAGGAAATCCTCGGCTACGCCATCACCCGTGGCGGCACCACGCTGCGCGATTTCATCAGCCCTGACGGCGCACCGGGCTATTTCGAACAGGAACTGCTGGTGTACGGCCGCGACGGGCTGCCCTGCCCGAACTGTGGTCGCGCGCTGAAGCACGCCACCATCGGCCAGCGCGCCAGCGTCTGGTGCAGCCATTGCCAGCGCTGAACCGGGCGGCCAGCGGCAGCTGAACGGGCAGGGTACGTCTCCGCTGCCCGTTAACGTTTGTCTGCCTATGATGGCCGACCTTCCCTCTGTGCCTGACGCGCCTGCATGCAACGACGCGACTTCATCCGCAATGCCTCCCTCGCCCTGGCTGCATTCGGCCTGCCGTCCCTGCCCGCGTGCGCGGCCAGCAAGAGCGGCCAGATGGGCCTGCGCCGCCTCGGCCAGCCGCAGCCGTTCGACTTCGCCACCCTGAAGGGCCAGGCGCGCGCGCTGGCACAGGCACCCTACAAGAGCCACAAGCGGGTGCTGCCGGGCCGCCTGGAAGGCCTGGACTGGGACCAGTACCAGTCGATCGGCTACCGCCAGGACCATGCGCTGTGGGCTGACCAGCCGGGCAAGTTCCAGGCCAAGTTCTTCCACCTGGGCCTGTACTTCCACTCGCCGGTGCGCATGTTCGACGTGGTCGACGGCAAGGCGCAGGAGCTGGCCTATGACGGCGCGGCGTTCAACTACGGCAAGAGCGGCATCAAGGACGGCGAGCTGCCGGCCGATCTGGGCTTCGCCGGCTTCCGCCTGAACACCCGCAAGGACACCGACCGCGACTTCGCGGCCTTCCTCGGCGCCAGCTACTTCCGCGCGGTCGGCAAGGAAGGCCAGTACGGCCAGTCCGCGCGCGGCCTGGCGATCGACACCGGCATGGGCAAGCCGGAGGAATTCCCGGACTTCATCGCCTACTACCTGGAGCAGCCGTCGGCCGATTCGGAGACGATCGTGGTCTACGGCCTGCTGGATTCGCCCAGCGTGGCCGGTGCCTACCGCTTCGCCATCACCAATGGTGATGTGCTGCTGATGGACATCGACAGCGCGCTGTACCCGCGCAAGGCGATCGAGCGGCTGGGCATCGCCCCGTGCACCAGCATGTACCAGGTGGGCGAGAACGACCGCCGCATGGCATGGGACTGGCGCCCGGAGATCCACGACACCGATGGCCTGTCGCTGTGGACCGGTGCCGGCGAATGGATCTGGCGACCGCTGCTGAATCCGCGCAACCTGCGCTTCAACATGTTCGTCGACCGCAACCCGCGTGGTTTCGGCCTGCTGCAGCGCGACCGCAACTTCGACCACTACCAGGACGACGGCGTGTTCTACGAGAAGCGCCCCTGCCTGTGGGTGGAGCCGAAGGGCGAATGGGGCGAGGGCTCGGTGCAGCTGGTGGAGATTCCCACCGTGGACGAGACCTTCGACAACATCGTGGCGTTCTGGAACCCGAAGGAAAAGCCGCAGCCGGGCCAGGAGCTGCTGGTCGGCTACCGCCTGTACTGGGGCGCCGAGCCGCCGGCACGGCCGCCGCTGGCGCACTGCGTGGCCAGCCGCACCGGCCTGGGTGGCGTGGTCGGCAAGAAGCGCGAGTATTTCAGCTGGCGCTTCGCGGTGGACTTCGAAGGCGGCGAACTGGCCAGGCTGATCGACAAGGGCGAGGTCGAGGCCGTGGTGGAAGCCAGCCGTGGCCGGGTCGAGATCGTGTCGGCGCGCCCGCTGCGCGAGATCAACGGCTACCGCGCGATGTTCGACCTGGTGCCGCCGGAAGGCAGCACCGAGCAGATCGACATCCGTCTGTTCCTGCGCAGTGGCGGCAAGACCCTCACCGAGACCTGGCTGTACCAGTACACCCCGCCGCCGGCAGGTGCGCCGGAGCGCACGCTGTACTGAATGGATGCGGCCCGGTGCCGGCTACATGCCGGCACCGTTGTTTCAAGGCTTGCTGTCGGTGGCGTGCGACTGGGTTGGCACACCCACTTCCACCGTGCCCCGGCGGATCTTCATCCAGGTTTCGTCCTGCCAGCGTTCGTACTGCTTCGGGTCCCAGTACTTCGGGTCGTAGAGGCGATCGGCCTTGATGGTGCGGGAGATTCCGCCGTCCATGTACACGATGTCGACGTTGTTGGACATCGAGCCGACGCGGCTGCCGGTCATCTCGCGGCGCCCCTTTCTGAGCACTTCGGCCATGCGTGGGCGCGCGACTTCGTCACCATACTCGGCGCGCAGCGCGCTTGCCTGCGCGCGCGCCGCATCATGCTGCTCCAGCGGCAGCGTGGCCCAGTACTCGTTGCGCAGCTCGACGAACAACGGATAGCCACGTTCGGCCGCCACCTCCATCCAGGCATAGGCCATGACCGGATTGCGCGGCTGCTCTACCCCGTACCAGTACATCTCGCCGAGGTAGCCCTGGGCAGGCTTGTCCGCATACCGCGCGGCCAGCCGGAAGTTGTCCATCGCGCCGTTGACATCGTTGCGACGCAGCGCGTTGACGCCCCATTGCCGGTACATCATGTCCGGGTGGCTGTCCATGAAACCGGCGCCGATCACCGCCGCATCGTCTTCACCTGACGGGCGCTCGGCCGCGGTGGCCAGCAGGGGCAGCAACAGCAGCGGCAGCAGCAGGAGGGCAGAGCGCATGTCGGACGTCCAGTTCGGCAGCAGGGGAGCCGCAGCCTAGGCGCGACAGCGCGTGCTTGTAAACCGCTGGAGGTCATGGCGCACCGGCGCGCCTGCTACAGCGGCAGCGGCGCCTGCGCCGGATCGATCCGCCCTTCACCGCGGGTGATCTTCTTGAACTCGGCGCGGCTGACCGACACGTAGCGGTCGTTGCCGCCGATCTCCACCTGCGGGCCGTCCTGCACCGCGTGGCCATGCTCGTCCACACGCACCGTCATCGTCGCCTTCTTGCCGCTGTGGCAGATGGTCTTGATCTCCTGCATCTCATCGGCCCAGGCCAGCAGGTACTGGCTGCCTTCGAACAGCTCGCCGCGGAAGTCGGTGCGCAGGCCGTAGCACAGCACCGGAATGCGCAGCTGGTCGACCACTTCGCTGAGCTGCCAGACCTGGGCGCGGGTCAGGAACTGCGCCTCGTCCACCAGCACGCAGCCCATCGGGCCGTTGGCTGCCAGATCCTGCTCGACCCAGCGCTGCAGGTCGGTATCGCGGTCGAAGGCCATGCCGTCCGCACGCAGGCCGATCCGCGAGGCGACCACGCCGGCGCCGGCACGATCGTCCAGGCGCGGGGTCAGGATCGCCACCCGCATGCCGCGCTCGCGGTAGTTGTGGGCGCTCTGCAGCAGGGTGGTGGTCTTGCCGGCGTTCATCGCCGAATAGTAGAAGTAGAGCTTGGCCATCGACGGATTGTACGCCGCAGCCCCGCTTCGCCGAAGCCGTTCAGCAACCCCACCGGCGGCCCGCTGTGGTCGTCACCCGGCCCCGCTACAATCCCCATCCCATGCACGGTCTCAATCCCCCCCAAGCCGCCGCCGTCCTGCACATCGAAGGTCCATTGCTGGTGCTCGCCGGCGCGGGCAGCGGCAAGACGCGTGTGATCGTGGAAAAGATCGCCCACCTGATCGGTTGCGGCCGCTATCCGGCGCGCCGCATCGCGGCGATCACCTTCACCAACAAGTCGGCCAAGGAAATGCGCGAGCGCGTGGCCAAGCGCCTGCGCGAGCAGGACGCCGACGAGGTGACCATCTGCACCTTCCATGCGCTGGGCCTGAAGTTCCTGCAGATCGAGCACGCGGCCGTTGGCCTGAAGCGGGGCTTCTCGATCTTCGATGCCGACGATGCCGCTGCGCAGATCAAGGACCTGATGTACGGGGCCAAGCCTGATGACATCGAGGACATGAAGAACCTGGTGTCGCGCGCGAAGAACGCCGGCCTGTCGCCCGAACAGGCGATGGCCGCCGCGCGCAGCAATCGCGAGAAGGAAGCGGCCAGCGTCTACGAGCGCTACCAGCTGCGCCTGACCGCGTTCAATGCGGTCGACTTCGATGATCTGATCCGTCTGCCGGTGCAGATCCTGGAAGAAAATCCGGAGATCGCGCTGGCCTGGCGCGAGCGCATCGGCTACCTGCTGGTGGACGAATGCCAGGACACCAACGACGCGCAGTACCGGCTGCTCAAGCAACTGGCCGGTGACAAGGGCAACTTCACCTGCGTGGGTGACGATGACCAGTCGATCTATGCCTGGCGCGGCGCCAATCCGGAAAACCTGCAGCAGATGGGGCGCGACTACCCTGCGCTGGAAATCATCAAGCTGGAGCAGAACTACCGCTGCTCCAACCGCGTGCTGCGCGCCGCCAATGCGCTGATCGCCAACAACCCGCATGAGCACCTGAAGAAGCTGTGGAGCGATCAGGCGGACGGTGAACGCATCCGCGTATGGGAATGCCGCAACAGCGAGCACGAAGCGGAAAAGGTCGCGGCCGAGATCGCCTTCGTGGCGCAGTCGCGCAACGTGCCGTGGAGTGATTTCTGCATCCTGTTCCGCGGCAACTTCCAGTCACGGCCGCTGGAAAAGGCGATGCAGCTGCTGCGCATCCCTTACCACCTGACCGGCGGCACCATGTTCCTGGAGCGCCAGGAAGTGAAGGACACCCTGGCCTGGTTGCGGCTGCTGGTGAATCCGGACGACGACACCGCGTTCATGCGTGCGGTGCAGTCGCCCAAGCGCGACGTCGGTGCCGGCACGCTGGCCAGGCTGGCCGAGCTGGCGCAGGAAAAGGACATGCCGATGGCACAGGCTGCCGAGGCGATCGGCGCCCTGCAGCAGCTGCCGCCTCGCGCCGCCAACAGCCTGGCCCGCTTCACCGACATCCTGCGCGACCTGCGCGCGCAGATGCGCCAGGTCACCTCGGGCGACATGATCCGCAAGGTCGCCAAGGAATCGGGCCTGCTCAGCGAACTGCGCCAGCAGGCCAAGGAAGAGGCAAGTTACCAGCGCCGTGCCAACAACATCGAGGAACTGGCGCAGTGGTTCGAGGGGGGCCCGCGCGGTGCCACTGCCGCCGACCTGGCCGGCCAGCTGGCGCTGCTGTCGCGCAGCGACAAGGACGAGGGCGGCAACCAGGTGCGCATGATGACCATGCACGCCTCCAAGGGCCTGGAATTCCCGTACGTGTTCATCGTGGGCTGCGAGGATGGCGTGCTGCCGCACCAGGTCAGCCTGGACGAGGGCAACCTGCAGGAAGAGCGGCGCCTGCTGTACGTGGGCATCACCCGCGCCAAGATCCAGTTGTGGATGAGTTACAGCAAGCTGACCCGCAAGTTCGGTGAGCACGTGCGGTTGAAGCCGAGCCGGTTCTTCGAGGAGATTCCGGCGGAGGAGATCCAGCGCGATGGTGCTGATCCGGTGGCCGATGCGGTGCGCAAGAAGGAACGGGCGAGTGCGGGGTTGGCGGCGATCGAGGCGTTGTTCGATTGATCGGCGAACGGCGCAGCCCCTCGTGGTTGGCGCCGTTCGCAATGCATTCGTGGGGGCCGGGCGGGTGGGCCGGTCGCGACACGCCGTAAACCCATCCATGGGGGCTCGGCCGCGGCTTGCTCGTGTGCGCTGTCCTGCGCACACGGCAAGACCGGGGTTGGGCGTCCTGCCCAACCCGCCCGAGGCATGCCTCGGGCCCATGCCGCGGACGGTCCCGCCCAGCCCACCCGCCCGGCCTCTGACAGTTTCCGTGCGCGCCAGCCACGGAAAAGAAAAAGAAAATCAAAAGCAACCGCCGGGGGTGAGGCAGAATCGGGGTTTCGGCTGGAGGTCTGCGCGTGCATCCAATTGAAAGTGAACGCCTGCGCCTGCGTGCGATTGAACCTGATCGCGATGCGGCGCCGATGCTGGCGCTGTTGAATGATCCGGGCTTCGTGCGCTTCATTGGTGACCGCAATGTGCGCAGTGAAGAGCAGGCGCGTGAGTACATCGCGCTGCGGGTGCTGCACAGCTATGCGTTGAATGGGTTCGGCATGTATGCCATCGAGCGGTTGTCCGATGGGGCGTGGCTGGGCAATGCCGGGCTGGTGCGCCGCGATGGCCTGCCGGGGCCGGACATCGGCTACGCGGTGCTGTCTGAATTCGCCGGGCAGGGTTATGCCGGTGAGGCGGCGCGGGCGGTGTTCGCGCATGCGCGCGCTGAGCTGGGCCTGCAGGATCTGTACGGCATCACCGATCTGGACAACGTGGTGTCCGGGAAGATCCTGCTGGGCCTGGGCATGCAGGAGCGCGGGGTGATCCAGTTGCCGGGCATCGAAACGCCCAGCCGGCTGTACGCCACCTTGGGTGCGGCTGACGTCGGGTAGTGCCGGCCGCTGGCCGGCACAGTAGCAGCTGACGGTGGATGCCGACCGTTGGTCGGCACGATTCAGATGCAGTGCCGACCAACGGTCGGCACCCACGGCGCTGTTTCAACCGCGCAGTTCGGCCAGCTGCGCCTGCAGCTCGGCCACGGCCGCTTCCAGCTGGGCCACGCGCTCGGCCAGGGCCGGATCGGCCGCGTCGCTGCCACCGCCGCTGCTGGCGTACCTGGCCGCAAGCGCCGCGCCATCCACTTCGCCGCACAGCAGGTGCATGTAGCGGTCTTCGCGCTGGCCGCTGGCGCGCGGCAACACCACCAGCAGCGCGCGCTGCTGCAGGCGCTCGATGGCGTGGCGGGCTTCGTTGGCGTCGGCAAAGCGGTGCAGGCGCTCGCTGCGCGTGACCAGTTCGCCCAGGGTCTGCGGCCCACGCAGCAGCAGCATCGCCAGCAGCACGGTCTGCTGCCGGGTCAGGTCCAGCGCGGCCTGCAGGCGGTGCTCGTAGCGGTCTGCGCGCGAGGAGAAGTGCTGGCGGGCCAGGCCCAGTGTCTCCAGTTGG includes the following:
- a CDS encoding GNAT family N-acetyltransferase: MHPIESERLRLRAIEPDRDAAPMLALLNDPGFVRFIGDRNVRSEEQAREYIALRVLHSYALNGFGMYAIERLSDGAWLGNAGLVRRDGLPGPDIGYAVLSEFAGQGYAGEAARAVFAHARAELGLQDLYGITDLDNVVSGKILLGLGMQERGVIQLPGIETPSRLYATLGAADVG
- a CDS encoding UvrD-helicase domain-containing protein; the protein is MHGLNPPQAAAVLHIEGPLLVLAGAGSGKTRVIVEKIAHLIGCGRYPARRIAAITFTNKSAKEMRERVAKRLREQDADEVTICTFHALGLKFLQIEHAAVGLKRGFSIFDADDAAAQIKDLMYGAKPDDIEDMKNLVSRAKNAGLSPEQAMAAARSNREKEAASVYERYQLRLTAFNAVDFDDLIRLPVQILEENPEIALAWRERIGYLLVDECQDTNDAQYRLLKQLAGDKGNFTCVGDDDQSIYAWRGANPENLQQMGRDYPALEIIKLEQNYRCSNRVLRAANALIANNPHEHLKKLWSDQADGERIRVWECRNSEHEAEKVAAEIAFVAQSRNVPWSDFCILFRGNFQSRPLEKAMQLLRIPYHLTGGTMFLERQEVKDTLAWLRLLVNPDDDTAFMRAVQSPKRDVGAGTLARLAELAQEKDMPMAQAAEAIGALQQLPPRAANSLARFTDILRDLRAQMRQVTSGDMIRKVAKESGLLSELRQQAKEEASYQRRANNIEELAQWFEGGPRGATAADLAGQLALLSRSDKDEGGNQVRMMTMHASKGLEFPYVFIVGCEDGVLPHQVSLDEGNLQEERRLLYVGITRAKIQLWMSYSKLTRKFGEHVRLKPSRFFEEIPAEEIQRDGADPVADAVRKKERASAGLAAIEALFD
- a CDS encoding thymidine kinase; its protein translation is MAKLYFYYSAMNAGKTTTLLQSAHNYRERGMRVAILTPRLDDRAGAGVVASRIGLRADGMAFDRDTDLQRWVEQDLAANGPMGCVLVDEAQFLTRAQVWQLSEVVDQLRIPVLCYGLRTDFRGELFEGSQYLLAWADEMQEIKTICHSGKKATMTVRVDEHGHAVQDGPQVEIGGNDRYVSVSRAEFKKITRGEGRIDPAQAPLPL
- the mutM gene encoding bifunctional DNA-formamidopyrimidine glycosylase/DNA-(apurinic or apyrimidinic site) lyase, with the protein product MPELPEVETTRRGLAPHLQGRRVHGVILRRADLRWPIPPEVAELLPGQRIEDIRRRAKYLLLDTAIGSAVLHLGMSGSLRVLPGDTPVRAHDHVDISLDNGRLLRFNDPRRFGSLLWQPAGEVHPLLQGLGPEPLDDAFDGDYLFARSRGRSAPVKTFLMDQAVVVGVGNIYAAESLFKAGISPLREAGKISRGRYQRLADAVKEILGYAITRGGTTLRDFISPDGAPGYFEQELLVYGRDGLPCPNCGRALKHATIGQRASVWCSHCQR
- a CDS encoding EF-hand domain-containing protein; translated protein: MRAGYGVLLAVLLPGVALAQVTDTTSYLQRMDSDGDGRVSEAEYVQWMLYAFDRMDRNGDGVLSADELPGGKGRAISREQQRQVIVQRFHKQDANGDGVLDARELAAPPR
- a CDS encoding glucan biosynthesis protein D — encoded protein: MQRRDFIRNASLALAAFGLPSLPACAASKSGQMGLRRLGQPQPFDFATLKGQARALAQAPYKSHKRVLPGRLEGLDWDQYQSIGYRQDHALWADQPGKFQAKFFHLGLYFHSPVRMFDVVDGKAQELAYDGAAFNYGKSGIKDGELPADLGFAGFRLNTRKDTDRDFAAFLGASYFRAVGKEGQYGQSARGLAIDTGMGKPEEFPDFIAYYLEQPSADSETIVVYGLLDSPSVAGAYRFAITNGDVLLMDIDSALYPRKAIERLGIAPCTSMYQVGENDRRMAWDWRPEIHDTDGLSLWTGAGEWIWRPLLNPRNLRFNMFVDRNPRGFGLLQRDRNFDHYQDDGVFYEKRPCLWVEPKGEWGEGSVQLVEIPTVDETFDNIVAFWNPKEKPQPGQELLVGYRLYWGAEPPARPPLAHCVASRTGLGGVVGKKREYFSWRFAVDFEGGELARLIDKGEVEAVVEASRGRVEIVSARPLREINGYRAMFDLVPPEGSTEQIDIRLFLRSGGKTLTETWLYQYTPPPAGAPERTLY
- a CDS encoding DUF480 domain-containing protein; the encoded protein is MTDSTQTPDVPLLDAVQARLLGCLVEKEATTPDTYPLTVNAAQSAANQKTAREPVMNVDAGSVQHALRQLETLGLARQHFSSRADRYEHRLQAALDLTRQQTVLLAMLLLRGPQTLGELVTRSERLHRFADANEARHAIERLQQRALLVVLPRASGQREDRYMHLLCGEVDGAALAARYASSGGGSDAADPALAERVAQLEAAVAELQAQLAELRG
- a CDS encoding sel1 repeat family protein, translated to MRSALLLLPLLLLPLLATAAERPSGEDDAAVIGAGFMDSHPDMMYRQWGVNALRRNDVNGAMDNFRLAARYADKPAQGYLGEMYWYGVEQPRNPVMAYAWMEVAAERGYPLFVELRNEYWATLPLEQHDAARAQASALRAEYGDEVARPRMAEVLRKGRREMTGSRVGSMSNNVDIVYMDGGISRTIKADRLYDPKYWDPKQYERWQDETWMKIRRGTVEVGVPTQSHATDSKP